From the Deinococcus aquaticus genome, one window contains:
- the xdhB gene encoding xanthine dehydrogenase molybdopterin binding subunit, with the protein MSLHERPDAAPVGEAIPHESAALHVTGHALYTDDLGVRLQNLLHAWPVGSPHAHARVTGLDTQGAHAVPGVVRVLTAADVPGVNDAGVKGDEPLFPTVAMYHGHPVAWVLADSEDAARLGAAAVQVSYEPLPSVITVREAIAQDAFQGAQSTLSRGDVTVGFEQAAHVFTGEFDIGGQEHFYLETNAALAHVDEAGQVFIQSSTQHPTETQEITAHVLGLPSSFVTVQCLRMGGGFGGKEMQPHGYAAVAALGATLTGRPVRLRLNRTLDMTQTGKRHPFHAAWKAGFDADGRFTALEVTLTSDGGWSLDLSEPVMARALCHLDNAYFIPHVHARGRIARTNKTSQTAFRGFGGPQGMLVTEDILGRVAPLLGLDAHELRARNFYQPGEATPYGQPVRHAERMHDLWAQLLARSDFQARRAQVEAFNAAHPHRKRGLSVTPVKFGISFNFTAYNQAGALVHVYKDGSVLINHGGTEMGQGLHTKMMQVAATALGVPLSSVRLAPTRTDKVPNTSATAASSGADLNGGAVKDACDQIRANLAAVAAGTLGVHPDDVRFEAGRVFPIGHPDRSLDWKTLVHDAYHLRTQLWAAGFYRTPGLHWDRVAMQGEPFKYFSYGASVTEVEVDGFTGAYRVRRADLLHDVGDSLSPLIDLGQVEGGYVQGLGWLTLEELRWDESDGPNRGRLQTQSASTYKLPSFSELPEQFNVGLLERATESGVVYGSKAVGEPPLMLAISAREALREACAAFGPPGRSTLLNSPATPEAVYWALHEARTARREEVPGD; encoded by the coding sequence ATGAGCCTGCACGAACGCCCGGACGCCGCGCCCGTGGGCGAGGCCATCCCGCACGAGAGCGCCGCGCTGCACGTGACCGGGCACGCGCTGTACACCGACGACCTGGGCGTGAGACTCCAGAACCTGTTGCACGCGTGGCCAGTCGGGTCGCCGCACGCGCACGCCCGCGTGACGGGCCTGGATACGCAGGGCGCGCACGCCGTGCCGGGCGTCGTGCGCGTCCTGACCGCCGCCGACGTGCCCGGCGTGAACGACGCGGGCGTCAAGGGCGACGAGCCGCTGTTCCCCACGGTCGCCATGTACCACGGCCACCCGGTCGCGTGGGTGCTGGCCGACTCCGAGGACGCCGCCCGGCTGGGGGCCGCCGCCGTGCAGGTCAGTTACGAGCCGCTGCCGTCGGTCATCACGGTCCGCGAGGCCATCGCGCAGGATGCCTTCCAGGGCGCGCAGTCCACCCTGAGTCGCGGCGACGTGACAGTCGGCTTCGAGCAGGCCGCGCACGTGTTCACGGGCGAGTTCGACATCGGCGGGCAGGAGCACTTCTACCTCGAAACGAACGCCGCGCTCGCACACGTGGACGAGGCCGGGCAGGTGTTCATCCAGTCGAGCACGCAGCACCCGACCGAGACGCAGGAGATCACCGCGCACGTGCTGGGCCTGCCGTCCAGTTTCGTGACCGTGCAGTGCCTGCGCATGGGCGGCGGCTTCGGCGGCAAGGAGATGCAGCCGCACGGGTACGCGGCGGTCGCGGCGCTGGGTGCCACCCTGACCGGGCGACCCGTGAGGCTACGCCTGAACCGCACGCTGGACATGACTCAGACCGGTAAACGCCACCCGTTCCACGCGGCGTGGAAGGCCGGGTTCGACGCCGACGGGCGCTTCACGGCGCTGGAGGTCACCCTCACCAGCGACGGCGGCTGGAGCCTCGACCTGTCCGAGCCGGTCATGGCGCGCGCCCTGTGCCACCTGGACAACGCATACTTCATTCCGCACGTGCACGCGCGCGGCCGGATCGCCCGGACGAACAAGACCTCGCAGACGGCCTTCCGGGGCTTCGGCGGGCCGCAGGGCATGCTGGTCACCGAGGACATCCTGGGCCGGGTCGCGCCGCTGCTGGGCCTGGACGCCCACGAGCTGCGGGCGCGGAACTTCTACCAGCCGGGCGAGGCGACCCCCTACGGCCAGCCGGTGCGGCATGCCGAGCGCATGCACGACCTGTGGGCGCAGCTGCTGGCGCGCAGCGACTTCCAGGCCCGCCGCGCCCAGGTCGAGGCCTTCAACGCCGCGCACCCGCACCGCAAGCGCGGCCTGAGCGTCACGCCGGTCAAGTTCGGGATCTCGTTCAACTTCACGGCGTACAACCAGGCGGGCGCCCTCGTGCACGTGTACAAGGACGGCTCGGTGTTGATCAACCACGGCGGCACCGAGATGGGCCAGGGCCTGCACACGAAAATGATGCAGGTGGCCGCGACCGCGCTGGGCGTGCCGCTTTCGTCTGTGCGCCTCGCGCCGACCCGGACGGACAAGGTGCCGAACACCAGCGCCACCGCCGCCAGCAGCGGCGCGGACCTGAACGGCGGGGCGGTCAAGGACGCCTGCGATCAGATCCGCGCGAACCTCGCCGCCGTGGCCGCCGGAACGCTCGGCGTGCACCCGGACGACGTGCGCTTCGAGGCCGGGCGCGTGTTCCCCATCGGGCATCCGGACCGCAGTCTGGACTGGAAGACCCTGGTGCACGATGCGTACCACCTGCGCACGCAGCTGTGGGCGGCGGGCTTCTACCGCACGCCGGGCCTGCACTGGGACCGCGTGGCGATGCAGGGCGAGCCGTTCAAGTACTTCAGTTACGGCGCCAGCGTCACCGAGGTCGAGGTGGACGGCTTCACCGGCGCGTACCGTGTTCGCCGCGCCGACCTGCTGCACGACGTCGGGGACAGCCTCTCGCCGCTGATTGACCTGGGGCAGGTCGAGGGCGGGTACGTGCAGGGCCTGGGCTGGCTGACGCTGGAGGAACTCCGCTGGGACGAGTCGGACGGCCCGAACCGGGGTCGCCTCCAGACCCAGTCGGCCAGCACGTACAAACTGCCCAGCTTCAGCGAGCTGCCCGAGCAGTTCAATGTGGGCCTGCTGGAACGCGCCACGGAGAGCGGCGTGGTGTACGGCAGCAAGGCCGTGGGCGAGCCGCCGCTGATGCTGGCGATCTCGGCCCGCGAGGCGCTGCGCGAGGCCTGCGCCGCCTTCGGCCCGCCCGGCCGCAGCACCCTGCTGAACAGCCCCGCCACGCCCGAGGCTGTGTACTGGGCGCTGCACGAGGCCCGCACGGCCCGGCGTGAAGAGGTGCCCGGTGACTGA